A window of Caldilineales bacterium contains these coding sequences:
- a CDS encoding RNA polymerase sigma factor, with the protein MKRTIHPHRACRVIDAELATAARQGDAIAWETLVRQHQTPVFRLAYLIVGDADAAEDIAQETFLRAFRSLHRFDVGRPLRPWLLQIATNLAYNQRRSAGRYFAALQRLFQATPPAAMHQEAHVAHDEATILWQAIRRLGRTDQEIIYMRYYLELTEAETAAALGIAPGTVKSRLHRALQRLRAVVQADFPHLQQEVTRDPALH; encoded by the coding sequence ATGAAACGCACCATCCATCCCCACCGAGCTTGCCGCGTGATCGATGCCGAACTGGCGACAGCCGCCCGCCAGGGCGACGCCATCGCCTGGGAAACGCTGGTTCGCCAGCACCAGACCCCGGTCTTTCGCCTGGCCTACCTCATCGTCGGTGATGCCGACGCCGCCGAGGATATTGCCCAGGAAACCTTTTTGCGCGCCTTTCGCTCGTTGCACCGTTTCGATGTCGGGCGGCCCTTGCGCCCCTGGCTGCTTCAGATCGCCACCAACCTGGCCTACAACCAGCGTCGCTCGGCCGGCCGCTACTTTGCCGCCCTGCAACGGCTCTTCCAGGCCACGCCGCCGGCGGCGATGCACCAGGAAGCCCACGTCGCCCACGACGAGGCGACCATCCTCTGGCAGGCGATCCGGCGGCTGGGTCGCACCGACCAGGAGATCATCTACATGCGCTACTATCTGGAACTGACCGAGGCCGAAACCGCGGCGGCGCTCGGCATCGCCCCCGGAACCGTGAAATCGCGGCTGCATCGCGCCTTGCAGCGGCTGCGGGCGGTCGTGCAGGCCGATTTCCCTCACCTTCAGCAGGAGGTCACACGTGATCCGGCCCTCCACTGA
- a CDS encoding energy-coupling factor ABC transporter ATP-binding protein, with the protein MTSPALVVRNLSYRYRTRSAPALEECSFEAQPGEIILIAGASGCGKTTLMRCINGLIPNSYKGGELSGSVEVNGQPVAGKTLAELAGMVGTVLQDPEKQIVGAYVLNEVAFGLENLGLDRDEIIQRVDETLAWLGIGHLRERETFALSGGEKQKVALAGVLAMRPDILLLDEPLASLDPASALDALDGIRALADAGKTILLIEHRVEDVLRVRPDRVLFLEAGRQRYFGPTEGFLAMADPTQVKLPAQFTARAAVRERAADLAITAAPSAEGAPLVVFDQVDFWYEAGRPVLHEISTDIRAGDVIALLGANGAGKSTLVKHAICLLRPRRGRVLVGGKDTRQLTAAQTARSVGYVFQSPTHMLFAPTVTEELAFGPRNIGFAEASVRASVAHAVDVTNLHGLEQQPPLSLSFGQQRRVGIAAIVAMQSTILVMDEPTAGQDYRNYTGFMTAIMTMRQQSAATDNGKTPFEAILFITHDLDLAVGYANRVWLFNQGRLAADGPPEQVLADDALLEKCRVVPTSLLRLNRELLPRTGRFQRAEALGKFMT; encoded by the coding sequence ATGACCTCGCCAGCCCTGGTCGTTCGGAACCTCAGCTATCGCTATCGCACGCGCTCTGCCCCGGCCCTGGAGGAATGCTCGTTCGAGGCGCAGCCGGGCGAGATCATCCTCATTGCCGGCGCCAGCGGCTGCGGCAAGACGACCCTGATGCGCTGCATCAACGGTCTGATCCCCAACTCGTACAAGGGCGGCGAGTTGAGCGGCTCGGTCGAGGTCAACGGCCAGCCGGTGGCAGGCAAGACGCTGGCCGAGTTGGCCGGGATGGTGGGGACGGTGCTGCAGGACCCCGAGAAGCAGATCGTGGGCGCGTATGTGCTCAACGAAGTCGCTTTTGGCCTGGAAAACCTGGGTCTCGACCGCGACGAGATCATCCAGCGGGTGGACGAGACGCTGGCCTGGTTGGGCATCGGCCATCTGCGCGAGCGCGAGACCTTTGCCCTTTCGGGCGGCGAGAAGCAGAAGGTGGCCCTGGCCGGCGTGCTGGCCATGCGCCCCGACATCCTCCTGCTCGATGAACCGCTGGCCAGCCTGGACCCCGCCAGCGCCCTCGACGCCCTCGATGGCATCCGCGCCCTGGCCGACGCCGGCAAAACGATCCTCCTGATCGAACACCGGGTGGAGGACGTGTTGCGAGTGCGGCCCGACCGGGTGCTGTTTCTCGAAGCCGGGCGACAAAGATACTTCGGCCCGACGGAGGGTTTTCTGGCTATGGCCGACCCCACCCAGGTCAAGCTGCCGGCCCAGTTCACCGCCCGCGCCGCCGTCCGTGAGCGGGCCGCTGATCTGGCGATAACGGCGGCGCCGTCTGCCGAGGGCGCCCCCCTGGTTGTCTTCGACCAGGTCGATTTCTGGTACGAGGCCGGGCGGCCGGTGCTGCACGAGATCAGCACCGACATCCGCGCCGGCGATGTCATCGCCCTGTTGGGGGCCAACGGCGCCGGCAAGAGCACGCTGGTCAAGCACGCCATCTGTCTCTTGCGCCCGCGTCGCGGCCGGGTGCTCGTCGGCGGCAAGGACACCCGCCAGCTGACCGCCGCCCAAACCGCCCGCTCGGTGGGCTATGTCTTCCAAAGCCCCACCCACATGCTGTTTGCACCCACCGTGACCGAGGAACTGGCCTTCGGGCCTCGCAACATCGGCTTTGCCGAGGCAAGCGTGCGGGCCAGCGTTGCCCATGCCGTCGATGTCACCAATCTGCACGGCTTGGAGCAGCAGCCGCCGCTTTCCCTGAGCTTCGGGCAACAGCGGCGCGTGGGCATTGCCGCCATCGTGGCCATGCAGTCCACCATCCTGGTCATGGACGAACCGACCGCCGGGCAGGACTACCGCAACTACACCGGCTTTATGACCGCTATCATGACCATGCGCCAACAGAGTGCGGCCACCGACAACGGGAAGACGCCGTTCGAGGCCATCCTGTTTATCACCCATGATCTCGATCTGGCGGTTGGCTATGCCAATCGGGTCTGGCTGTTCAACCAGGGCCGGCTGGCGGCGGATGGCCCGCCCGAACAGGTGCTGGCCGATGACGCCCTGCTGGAGAAGTGCCGTGTGGTCCCCACCTCGTTGTTGCGCCTCAACCGAGAATTGCTACCGCGAACCGGTCGCTTTCAGCGCGCTGAGGCGCTGGGCAAGTTTATGACGTGA